In a single window of the Eubacterium sp. 1001713B170207_170306_E7 genome:
- a CDS encoding glucose-1-phosphate adenylyltransferase → MNTECVAMLLAGGQGSRLGSLTFNNAKPAVLFGGKYRIIDFPLSNCMNSDIDVVGVLTQYRPYILNNYISDGSAWSLDKVGAGVRILPPYMGQKGGRWYNGTADAIYQNIDFIDSFDPEYVLILSGDHIYKMDYSNMVNFHKQKSADLTIAVMDVPWDEAHRFGIVNTNDEKRILEFQEKPPEPTSNKASMGIYVFTWDVLRKALIEDAENPDSENDFGHNVIPMLHEEGKRIFAYPFSGYWKDVGTIQSYYDANMDLLNPACDFDLTDRNFRIFSNNTSRHPQFIGPDAVVKHSLICDGCVIFGSVENSIISHDIIIEKNTVLKNSIVHTGAIIEDGAHLENCIVGSRAYVKSDVRLVAAESDNPAEIHVLNS, encoded by the coding sequence ATGAATACCGAATGTGTCGCTATGCTCCTAGCTGGAGGACAAGGAAGCCGTCTGGGATCCCTCACATTTAACAACGCTAAGCCTGCCGTTTTATTCGGCGGTAAATACCGTATTATTGACTTTCCATTAAGCAACTGTATGAACTCAGACATTGATGTCGTTGGTGTCCTGACCCAATACCGCCCTTATATTCTGAACAATTATATCAGTGACGGGAGCGCCTGGTCCCTTGACAAGGTCGGCGCCGGCGTCCGCATCCTGCCGCCTTACATGGGACAAAAGGGCGGCCGCTGGTATAACGGCACAGCGGACGCCATCTATCAGAACATCGACTTTATCGACAGCTTTGATCCGGAGTATGTACTCATCCTGTCCGGCGACCATATCTATAAGATGGATTACTCCAATATGGTCAACTTCCATAAACAAAAATCAGCTGATTTAACCATCGCGGTAATGGATGTCCCGTGGGATGAAGCCCATCGTTTTGGGATTGTCAACACCAATGACGAAAAGCGTATCCTGGAGTTCCAGGAAAAACCCCCGGAACCCACAAGCAACAAGGCCTCCATGGGGATCTATGTCTTTACCTGGGATGTCCTGCGCAAGGCCCTGATTGAGGATGCCGAAAACCCGGATTCCGAAAATGACTTCGGCCACAATGTCATTCCAATGCTCCACGAGGAGGGCAAGCGTATTTTTGCCTACCCGTTCTCCGGCTACTGGAAGGATGTCGGAACCATTCAGAGCTATTATGACGCCAATATGGATCTGCTCAATCCAGCCTGTGATTTTGACCTGACAGACCGAAATTTCAGAATTTTCTCAAATAATACCAGCCGCCACCCGCAGTTTATCGGACCGGACGCCGTGGTAAAACACAGTCTGATCTGCGACGGATGTGTTATTTTCGGCTCAGTGGAAAATTCCATCATCTCGCACGATATTATTATTGAAAAAAATACCGTTCTCAAAAACTCAATCGTCCACACCGGCGCGATCATTGAGGATGGCGCGCATCTGGAAAATTGCATTGTTGGTTCAAGAGCTTACGTAAAGAGTGATGTCCGTCTGGTAGCCGCTGAAAGTGACAACCCGGCAGAAATTCACGTTTTAAATTCATAG
- a CDS encoding glycogen/starch/alpha-glucan phosphorylase: MKTLEKESFKKAFIKKVEEVSSENFSESTTQHQYEALAELVMEEITAEWAANNSRLHKMEEKQIYFFSIEFLIGRLLKAYINNLGWDTVVPEVLGELGLDYEAIQTKEHDPALGNGGLGRLMACFLDSTAAMGFPGHGNGIRYKFGLFEQKIINNEQVEVADNWLKNGYPFEIAKPDKSVIVKYKGDVRTEMVNGKLVFIHENYEPVLAVPYDVPVQGYHNKTVNSLRLWSAQPVEDFDLSTFNQGHFLKAMQRRSEAEAISQILYPNDNGFEGKQLRLKQEYFFVCAGLKRIVRRYKKFNHGSMEGFSDKICIHINDTHPALCVPELMRILIDEENYEWDAAWDMTVKSISFTNHTVLPEALEKWPIDMVKELLPRVYQIIDEINRRFVNDMNWYYPDQEARNYYISILKDGQVHMAHLAIIGSHSVNGVAELHSKILREETFKDFYAVFPERFHSVTNGVTPRRFLTGSNPQLKTLLNETIGDSWTKPNQLSDLQALLPYTSDAAFCEKLGAVKRSNKVRLAKYIKKTQGIDLNPDSIFDIQVKRIHEYKRQLLNALHVMYLYNTLKANPNMDFIPKTYIFAGKAAPSYYYAKEVIRLINVIADKVNNDSAVGDRLKVVFVPNFNVSVAEMIYPAAEISEQISTAGKEASGTGNMKFMMNGAVTLGTMDGANVEIAEAVGMDNIFTFGLSDVEVANYNAHGGYRSLDIYESDPRIQTVLEQLINGFFSNTSTFQVIYDSLLIHNDTYFVLKDFASYADIQSTSGTVYRDQKRWLQMSAVNIAHSGMFSSDRSIADYQREIWKIKSFNYEEEIL; this comes from the coding sequence ATGAAAACACTTGAAAAAGAAAGCTTTAAAAAAGCGTTTATAAAAAAAGTAGAAGAAGTATCCAGCGAAAATTTCTCTGAATCAACCACACAGCACCAATACGAAGCATTGGCTGAGCTGGTTATGGAAGAAATCACAGCCGAATGGGCCGCCAATAACAGCCGCCTTCACAAGATGGAGGAAAAACAGATTTATTTTTTCTCCATCGAGTTTTTAATCGGCCGGCTCCTTAAGGCCTATATCAACAATCTCGGATGGGACACGGTTGTGCCCGAAGTTCTCGGCGAGCTTGGCCTTGATTACGAAGCCATTCAGACAAAGGAACATGATCCGGCGCTCGGCAACGGCGGTCTGGGGCGGCTTATGGCCTGTTTCCTGGATTCAACCGCCGCCATGGGGTTTCCGGGGCATGGAAATGGCATCCGTTATAAATTTGGCCTGTTTGAACAGAAAATCATCAATAATGAACAGGTGGAGGTGGCGGACAACTGGCTGAAAAACGGTTATCCCTTTGAAATCGCAAAGCCCGATAAATCGGTTATCGTCAAGTACAAAGGGGATGTCCGGACCGAAATGGTCAACGGAAAGCTGGTTTTTATTCATGAAAATTATGAGCCTGTTCTGGCCGTCCCCTACGACGTCCCGGTTCAGGGCTATCACAACAAAACCGTTAACTCCCTCCGCCTCTGGAGCGCCCAGCCGGTAGAGGATTTTGACCTCTCGACCTTTAATCAGGGACATTTTTTAAAGGCCATGCAGCGCCGCTCCGAGGCTGAAGCCATCAGTCAGATTTTATACCCCAACGACAATGGCTTTGAAGGCAAGCAGCTCCGCCTCAAACAGGAATACTTCTTTGTCTGCGCCGGCCTGAAGCGGATTGTCCGGCGTTATAAGAAGTTTAATCACGGGTCAATGGAGGGCTTTTCGGATAAAATCTGTATCCATATCAATGATACGCACCCTGCCCTCTGTGTTCCAGAGCTCATGCGGATTCTGATTGATGAAGAAAACTATGAGTGGGACGCGGCCTGGGATATGACCGTCAAATCCATCAGCTTCACAAACCACACCGTACTGCCCGAGGCCCTGGAAAAATGGCCCATCGACATGGTAAAGGAGCTGCTGCCCCGTGTCTATCAGATCATCGACGAAATCAACCGCCGGTTTGTCAATGACATGAACTGGTACTATCCAGACCAGGAGGCGCGCAATTATTATATCTCTATTTTAAAGGACGGCCAGGTTCATATGGCACATCTGGCCATTATCGGCAGTCACTCGGTCAACGGCGTGGCGGAATTGCACAGCAAAATCCTGCGCGAGGAAACCTTCAAGGATTTCTATGCTGTTTTTCCGGAGCGTTTTCACTCTGTGACCAACGGGGTAACGCCCAGACGTTTCTTGACAGGCAGCAATCCGCAGCTGAAAACACTGCTCAACGAGACCATCGGCGACAGCTGGACCAAACCTAACCAGCTGTCCGATCTGCAGGCGCTGCTTCCTTACACATCTGACGCGGCTTTCTGTGAAAAGCTGGGGGCGGTTAAGCGAAGCAATAAAGTCCGTCTGGCAAAATATATTAAAAAAACGCAGGGCATTGATTTGAATCCGGATTCCATCTTTGATATTCAGGTCAAGCGGATTCACGAATACAAACGCCAGTTGTTGAACGCCCTGCATGTCATGTATCTTTACAACACGCTCAAGGCAAACCCAAATATGGATTTTATTCCTAAAACCTATATTTTTGCCGGCAAGGCCGCACCATCCTATTATTACGCCAAGGAGGTCATCCGCCTGATCAACGTCATTGCAGACAAGGTCAATAACGATTCGGCGGTCGGCGACCGCTTAAAGGTGGTCTTTGTACCAAACTTTAATGTCTCCGTTGCAGAGATGATCTATCCTGCCGCCGAAATATCTGAACAGATATCCACCGCCGGCAAGGAAGCCTCGGGTACTGGAAACATGAAGTTCATGATGAACGGCGCCGTGACGCTCGGTACAATGGATGGCGCCAATGTCGAGATCGCTGAAGCTGTGGGAATGGATAATATCTTTACCTTTGGCCTCTCAGATGTGGAGGTTGCGAACTATAACGCCCACGGCGGCTACCGCTCCCTGGATATTTATGAGTCCGATCCGCGGATTCAGACCGTTCTGGAGCAGCTGATCAACGGCTTTTTCAGCAACACCTCGACCTTCCAGGTGATTTATGATTCGCTTTTGATTCATAATGACACCTATTTTGTACTTAAAGACTTTGCCTCTTATGCGGATATCCAGTCAACCTCAGGTACCGTGTACAGAGATCAAAAAAGATGGCTGCAAATGTCGGCTGTCAATATTGCACACTCCGGAATGTTCTCTAGTGACCGCTCCATTGCCGATTACCAGAGAGAAATCTGGAAAATCAAATCATTCAATTACGAGGAGGAAATATTATGA
- the glgB gene encoding 1,4-alpha-glucan branching protein GlgB: MKPKIAYHLFHEGTYLKSYEFFGAHFTDKGVVFRLWAPHAQAVSVVGNFNDWNPEAHPMLLQEDSGGVWECTIPGLNKGELYKYCITQCHGETVYKSDPYGVYSEVKPKTASILWELDGYTWKDKKWLEQRKKAASKPKPVNIYEVHLGSWRTHEDGTVLSYYELADTLVPYLKDMHYTHVELMPIMEHPFDGSWGYQLTGYFAATSRYGEPQGLMHFIDACHQAGISVILDWVPGHFCKDAHGLYKLDGTNLYEATEHPQWGTMEFDFAKPEVLTFLISNAYFWFDQYHIDGLRIDGVASMIYLNYGYDDEYRKNKFGGNDSLEAVDFLRKLNTAIFKHFPFAIMAAEESTAYPKVSWPVDDGGLGFNLKWDMGWMHDTLSYMETDPYCRNQFHSKLTFSMAYAFSENFILPLSHDEVVHGKKSIVDKMFGPYEMKFDQLRLLYAYMYFHSGKKLTFMGNEFAPFTEWRYYESLEWFMLDYDKHRETRDFIQDLNKFYARENALWEKDHGWDGFEWIDADNNGQSILVFRRMGKHPEDDLIILINFCPLTYTNFQIGVPAEKTYRLVFNSDDPKYGGSGFTVKKTAKAQDTPCHNQPYSVSLNVPPSAAIVLKGVASKAKKKTAVKKTKPAASSKGAEATAATDKKAKAAAVKKSAKAQPAKATASKTAAKTKK, translated from the coding sequence ATGAAACCAAAAATCGCGTACCACCTTTTTCACGAGGGAACTTATCTGAAAAGCTATGAATTTTTTGGCGCTCATTTTACAGATAAGGGTGTGGTTTTCCGACTTTGGGCACCACATGCTCAGGCCGTCTCAGTGGTTGGCAATTTTAACGACTGGAATCCTGAGGCCCACCCGATGCTTTTACAAGAAGACTCCGGTGGTGTATGGGAGTGCACAATTCCCGGTCTGAATAAGGGGGAGCTCTATAAATACTGCATTACGCAATGTCATGGAGAAACGGTCTATAAATCAGATCCTTATGGTGTTTACTCTGAGGTCAAGCCCAAAACAGCCTCTATCCTCTGGGAGCTGGACGGCTACACCTGGAAGGATAAAAAATGGCTCGAGCAGCGTAAAAAAGCCGCCTCAAAGCCAAAGCCTGTCAATATTTATGAGGTCCATCTCGGCAGCTGGAGAACGCATGAGGACGGAACGGTTTTAAGCTATTATGAGCTGGCTGACACGCTGGTCCCCTACCTCAAGGACATGCACTATACCCATGTGGAGCTGATGCCCATTATGGAGCATCCCTTTGACGGGTCATGGGGCTACCAGCTGACCGGCTACTTTGCTGCCACCAGCCGCTATGGCGAGCCTCAGGGCTTAATGCATTTCATCGATGCCTGCCATCAGGCAGGGATCAGTGTTATTCTGGACTGGGTGCCCGGGCATTTCTGCAAAGACGCCCACGGCCTCTATAAGCTGGACGGCACCAACCTTTATGAAGCCACCGAGCATCCTCAGTGGGGCACCATGGAGTTTGATTTCGCCAAGCCCGAGGTGCTGACCTTTTTAATCTCAAACGCTTATTTCTGGTTTGACCAGTACCATATCGACGGACTGCGCATCGACGGCGTGGCCAGCATGATTTATTTAAACTACGGCTATGATGATGAGTACCGCAAAAATAAATTCGGCGGAAATGACAGTCTGGAAGCCGTTGATTTTCTGAGAAAGCTGAACACAGCCATCTTTAAGCATTTCCCCTTTGCCATTATGGCGGCTGAGGAATCCACCGCTTATCCCAAGGTCAGCTGGCCTGTGGACGACGGCGGCCTTGGCTTTAACCTGAAGTGGGATATGGGATGGATGCACGATACCCTCTCTTATATGGAAACCGACCCATACTGCAGAAATCAGTTCCATTCAAAGCTGACCTTCTCGATGGCTTATGCCTTCAGCGAAAACTTCATTCTGCCGCTGTCACACGATGAGGTTGTCCACGGCAAAAAGTCCATTGTCGATAAGATGTTTGGTCCCTATGAAATGAAATTTGACCAGCTTCGGCTTTTATACGCGTATATGTATTTTCATTCCGGTAAAAAGCTTACCTTTATGGGAAATGAGTTTGCGCCGTTTACCGAATGGCGTTACTACGAATCCCTTGAATGGTTCATGCTGGATTACGACAAGCACCGCGAGACCAGGGATTTTATTCAGGATCTGAATAAATTCTACGCCCGTGAGAACGCGCTCTGGGAAAAGGATCACGGCTGGGACGGTTTTGAGTGGATCGACGCTGACAACAACGGCCAAAGCATCCTTGTTTTCAGACGGATGGGCAAGCATCCTGAGGATGACCTGATTATTCTGATCAACTTCTGCCCGCTGACCTACACCAATTTCCAGATTGGCGTACCGGCTGAAAAAACCTATCGCCTGGTCTTTAACAGCGATGATCCCAAATACGGCGGCTCTGGCTTCACGGTCAAAAAGACCGCAAAAGCGCAGGATACTCCCTGCCATAACCAGCCATACAGCGTGTCTCTTAACGTCCCCCCCTCTGCAGCAATTGTGCTGAAGGGGGTCGCGTCAAAGGCCAAAAAGAAAACTGCTGTTAAAAAGACAAAACCGGCGGCTTCATCTAAAGGGGCTGAGGCGACCGCCGCGACGGATAAAAAAGCAAAGGCCGCAGCGGTAAAAAAATCTGCCAAGGCGCAGCCCGCAAAGGCGACTGCCTCCAAGACCGCCGCTAAAACGAAAAAGTAG